The stretch of DNA GAATCAGCATCTTAAATCCCTCTTCAAATTGTGTTAACAACCGATATTGCTGCTATTGTCCATTTGCTTTCCGCTTTCTATGTTACTAAAGCTTATCACATTTATCAACATCGGGATTAATGTACAATAACCATCCAGTAATACAATCCCCAGCCGCCAGCGAGCAATAAGATAATCATAAACAGTAAAGCATTATTTTTCTTCATTCATCTACCCCTTTAGTTGCTTTCCCATTAGCGGTTGATGGAAAGCGTTAACGGCAAATCCAGCTTGACGAGATCCTCATAGCTCTCTCTTTTAATGACAAGTTCCGCTCGGCCATTTTCTGCAAAGACGACTGCCGGTTTCGGAATGCGATTATAGTTATTCGCCATTGCATAGCCGTAAGCCCCTGTGCAAAATACGGCTAAAATATCACCCGAGCTTGCTTTAGGAAGCGGCAGATCCCAAATGAGCATATCTCCGGATTCACAGCATTTTCCTGCAATCGATACCGTCTCCTCTACTGGCTCATTCACTCGGTTTGCCAGCACCGCTTCATATTTCGCTTCATACAGAGCCGGTCGAATATTGTCGCTCATTCCGCCATCTACTGCCAAATACTTGCGCACTTCCGGAACGACCTTTTCTGAGCCTATTTGATAAAGTGTTGTTCCAGCGTCTCCAACGAGTGACCGTCCCGGTTCAATCCAGATTTCCGGCATCGCGATTCCGCATGCCCTCGTTTTGTTCTTTACTTCATTGATAATCTCTTTTACATATTGCGAAGGTTCAAGCGGCGTGTCATCCTCCGTATAGCGAATGCCAAACCCCCCGCCAAGGTTCAAGACTTCCGCTTCAAATTGAAGGCTGGATTTCCAATCGGCGAGCTTGGCAATGATTTTTCCAGCCGCTAAGGTGAAGCCGGTCGTTTCAAAAATTTGCGAACCGATATGGCAATGAATGCCCAGCAGCTTTACCCCTCTCATCTGCATTGCCTTCCGGATGGCTTCCTCAGCTTGGCCGTTATTCAAGTCAAAACCGAACTTAGAATCCTCTTGTCCCGTTAAAATGTAATCATGCGTATGCGCTTCAATTCCCGGCGTTACACGCAAAAGAATATTCATTGCATTTCCTTGTTCGCCGCTGAGAGCCTCCAGCATGTCCAGTTCATAAAAATTATCCACTACGATACAGCCAATCCCCGCTTCGAGGGCCATCTTCATTTCTTCCCGGCTTTTGTTATTGCCGTGGAAATGAATGCGTTCGACAGGAAATCCTGCTTTTAAGGCTGTAAATAACTCCCCTCCTGAAACAACATCAAGAGACAGCCCTTCCTGATCGGCTAGCTGAATCATAGCGATAGCGGAAAATGCTTTGCTGGCATAAGCCACCTGCGCCCGAACTCCCAGATGTTCAAACGTTTCTTTAAATCCTCTTGCCCGCTGCCTTATTAAAGCGACATCATAAACGTAAAGAGGAGTACCGTATTGTTCAGCCAGACTGACTGTATCCACTCCTCCGATTTCCAAGTGGCCGTAATGATTCACACGGGCTGTTCCATATGTATGCATGCGATCGCCTCTATTCTTTAAGTCTCGGCTGCTGTCTTGTGTGAATCTCCTGAATATTCGGAAGAATAGACAGTTGAATTCGGATCAACTGTCCAGCAGCAAACCAACATCAGATTAAAAGTAATATACCATACATCCCTTTCCCGCTCAACAGGGTTATTTACCAGCCGGCTGTCTTCGCTGGTCAATCGGGTGAACAATGGAGGGCCTAAGCTTGGAGGCAGGCACTGCCTTTCTGATAAACACTTGCTTGAACGACTGGGGATCAAACGGCAAGATCGGCCATAAATACGGCGTATTTAAGGCGCGCATCCGAGCTAAATAAATAATGATGCAGGTTGACGCAATCATAAATCCCGGCACTTTAAACAGCGCCACTGCCAGCAGCAGCACTAACCTCGCTAACTTATTCGCGATGCTTAATTCATAACTCGGCGTAGCGTATGTTCCGATTGAGGCAATGGCTATATACAAGATCACTTCAGGCACAAATAAACCGACGTCAATCGCAATCTGGCCAATTAATACCGCGGCAATTAACCCCATTGCGGTCGACAGCGGTGTCGGTGTGTGAATGGCGGCAATCCGCAAGAACTCAACTCCTACATCTGCCAAGAGGATCTGAATTACAAGCGGAATATTCGTTTCCTTATTCGGTCCGATGAATTCAAGTGCTTTCGGCAGCAATTCCGGCTGAAGCGCTACAAGCAGCCACAGCGGCAGCAAAAATAGAGAAGCCAGAACACCGCCAAAACGGAGCCAGCGAATAAAGGTGCCGACAGCAGGTGCCTGCCTGTATTCCTCGGCATGCTGCAAATGGTGAAAGAAAGTTGCCGGCAAAATAATCACGCTCGGGGAGGTATCGACAAATAACAGTACATGGCCTTCGAGCAAATGAACAGCTCCAATGTCTGCTCTTTCCGTATATCGTACGATCGGATAAGGATTGTAGCCTTGTTTCACAATAAATTCTTCTATTGTTTTGTCGGCCATGGGAATGCCGTCCACACAAATCGACGAAAGCTCTTGCTTCACTAACGCCACAAGATCCGGATCGGCCACCCCATCGATATAACCGATAGCGACATCGGTTTTGGAGCGTGTACCTACTTTTGTCATCTCAAACCGCAAGCGTCCGTCTCTAATTCTTCTTCTTGTTAAAGCAGTGTTCACAATAATATTCTCCACATATCCATCCCTGGAGCCCCGAACAACTTTTTCGGTGTCCGGCTCTTCCGGCTGTCTTCCCGGATAGCTGCGGACATCCACTATATAAGCGGCCTCCTCGTTTTCTGCGACGATGGCAATTAAGCCGGATAATACTTGATCGAGCGCTTGATCCAATGACTCTACCCGGCTCACTGATTGATGAGCTAAGCGGTTTTCAATAATATCGCCAACTCGAGAGCTTCTTCTCTCCAAATCATTTAACTGTGTTAATTCGGTCAGCAGCTCGATGATAAAGAGTGTGTCACACAAACCATTCACATAGTAGACATGTACTTTCTTCCCTAAAATGTTAAATTGGCGAACACCTGTATCAAAGCTTTTTCCAAGCCCGAGCTTCTCTTCCATCAGCCGATCCATTTCCTTAGGGTCCCTCGGTATCCTTTGTTCAATTTCCTTCATGAATAAACCTCCCTGCTTCACGTTTCCTTCATTACAGCTTCACATAGTAGAGCCAGTGAAATAAGGATCCCGCGACCTTTCCAAGCGCGATTGCCATCATCAGCGCAATAATCCATTCATAAACGCCGATCCGCTTTGCCAGTGTGGGAAAAACATTCAGAACCTCGGTCAGAGCCGCCGCCAACATTCCGATGAACATCCCGCTTAATAAACCGATGGGCGCCATAACAGCGGCATTTGCAGCCAGCTGCACCGGGAACAGGCTGATTGTTGTCCCCGCAAGCACTCCCATGATTACCGCCCATTCGTATTCTCTAATTCTGCAGAAAGATTTCGTCAGCTGCATTAGCCGCGGAATAATTCCCAGCACGGTAATAAAAGCCACGTACCCTGCTCCTACCGACAGCCCTCCCGCTAAACCGATAATTATGAGCGTAAGGTTATGAACGGTAGCCACGATAAATCCTGCTTTCTTTTTGTTCATTTAAAATGACATACTGATTAATCTCTTGCTGGTACTTAAACATTTCTATTTCTAGGGGGCTGGGCTCTTCATTGAACCGCTTTTTAAATAAGTGGTTGAAAAACAAGATCATTCCCGCTCCCAGGCCAATCGAATAAGGAATTTGAAAAACAAGCGGCTGCTCCGTTTGTTCACCGGTCACCAATTCGTACAGCTTAATATGAACCGCCTGCATGCTGACATCTTCATGAAAATTCATAATCGTTAACGCTGCTCCGATAAAAAGCAGCCACCAAACGAAGATGAACAGCGGAAACGAGGATTTCTTAGCAGGAGGAGCCGTGTCAATGATCGTTTGCGCCGGTCCGATAAGCTGGATGTCCGCCTCCGGCCATTGCTGAAGCAATTTCTCTACGATTGCCATGGCTTCAATAATAATAATTTGCTTGTCCTCTGGCCGAATTTGATAAATTTCCACATAAAGAAGAGCGGGCAATAAACTCTCGGGCGCAATAACTTGAGCAATGTCTTTCAGTTTCACGTTCGTATTCATATGAAGATGAATGCGATGCCGCAACCTGATGTATATGGAGGTTTCCATCCTTCTCCCACCCTGTATTCAATGATTGTATTTGTTAGTATGAACCAAATACAATCATTCATGCGAACATTTCCTCGGCGGGAAAGAAAGCACGGCAAAAAGCCAGCTTTCACTTACTCAGCTGACAGCTGGGAAGGGAAACTGGCTTCAATGAAATAGGAACCTTGTCTGTCTAGGTGGATTTCATCTTCTCTTTCATCTCGATTAAAATTTTCTTCTCCAGCCTGGACACTTGCACTTGAGAAATGCCCAGCCGGCCTGCGACCTCAGATTGCGTTTGATCTTTATAGTAACGCAAATAAACAATCAGCCTTTCTCTTTCATTCAACTCTCTGATGGCTTCTTTTAAGGCGATTTGATCAAACCACTGCTGACTGTTTTTATCCGCCATCTGATCAAGAAGAGTGATCGGATCGCCATCATTTTCATAAATCGTTTCATGAATGGATGATGGGGAGCGCCCGGCTTCTTGAGCCATAATGGCTTCTTCAGCCGAAATATCCAGATGATCGGCTACTTCATGAATCGTGGGCGATCGGCCGTGCAGCTTCAATAGTTCATCCCTCGCCCTGCGGATTTTATTCCCTGTCTCCTTGAGTGAACGACTGACCTTTACCGATCCGTCATCGCGAATAAACCGCTGAATTTCACCGATAATCATCGGTACCGCGTAAGTAGAGAATTTAACGTCATAGCTTAAATCGAATTTATCAACGGACTTCAACAAACCGATACAGCCGATTTGAAATAAATCATCCGGGTCGTATCCTCGATTCAAAAAACGCTGAACCACGGACCAGACAAGCCGCATATTCCTCTCAATGATCGTGTCTCTCGCTTCCTGGCTTCCATCTTGGCTTTCTTTAATCAGCTTTTTCAGCTCAGCATCCGGTAAGATTTCCAACTTTTCTTTTTTTGTTTCAACATCCATTGCTTGGCCCCTTAATTGCAATATGCTTTTTTATTGGCAATTTGCTTTTTTAATCGAAGAACGGTGCCTGATCCTTGATGTGAAATCACTTCCACTTCATCCATAAAATTCTCCATGATGGTAAAGCCCATTCCCGATCTCTCAAGCTCAGGCTTCGTCGTAAATAAAGGTTCTCTTGCTTCATCCACATTAGCCATGCCGACTCCCTCATCACGAATCACAATATCGACCACTCCGTCTTCCATTACAACGGATATATAGACCATTCCGGCCGGGTTTCCTTCATAGCCGTGGATGATAGCATTGGTGACCGCCTCTGATACAACGGTTTTGATTTCCGTTAACTCTTCCATCGTCGGATCCATCTGCGCAATAAAAGCTGCGACTGTGACCCGCGCAAAAGCCTCGTTTTGACTAAGCGCGCTAAACTGAACATTCATTTCATTTCTCATACTACGCCGCCCCCAATCGTTCAAGCGCTTGTTGTTCAGATGTTTCCATGCGAACGATTTTAAATAACCCGGACATCTCAAACAGCCTTTTCACCGCTGGAGAAATCGCACATACGACCATTTCTCCGTTTTTCTGCTTTATATGCTTATATCTGCCTAAAATCACACCAAGCCCTGAACTGTCCATAAAGGTTAAATCCCCAAGGTTTAAAACAATATGACGAATCTCTTCTCCCTCAATTGCCTCACTTGCTTGTTCGCGAAGTGATTCCGCTGTATGATGATCGAGCTCACCGATCAGCCGCAGACAAAGAATATGATCAACCACTTCCATTTCAACTGTTAAGCCCATGTTTTATCCCCCTTTTACGTTGATAACATGCTATTCGACGATGTTTCTGCTCAATCCTCCCGCTTGACAAAACTAGAATGAATTCGCTAAAAGCTGTGCTTATTCATCATTTGTTTTAGTAAATGCGTGAAATACCTTTTTATAAAATTGCCACCAGCTTGCTTTGTCAACGTCTTCTTTCGCGATCAAGGAAGTTTTAGAAACCGTCTGGCCATTTTGCAAAATTTTCAACTCACCTAATTTGTCTCCCTTTTTCACAGGGGCATGAATATCGCCTTTCAATTGGATCTGTTGCTGATAGCCTTTGTTTTTCTCTCCTTGTCTCTTTAATATGGACAGCTTTTCACCCGTTTCTAGACGGACTGTATTCTTATGTCCTTTCGCCACATTTGCATGGGTGATTTCTTTGCCCTTTTCATAGAGCGGCTTTACCATGTATTGATGGAAACCATAATCCATCAGCTTTGTTATTTGCTCATTGCGTTCTTTCGGGGTCGGAGCGCCAAATACGACCGCAATCAGCCGCATATTTCCCTTTTTTGCCGTTGTCGTTAAGCAGTACTTCGCTTCATTGGTGAACCCTGTTTTCAGTCCGTCTACCCCAGGGTAAAATTTAATCAGACGATTCGTATTCACAAGCCAGAACTTTTTGTCGCTGTCATTTCGCAAATAAGCTTCGTAAGTCCCCGTAAATTCAGTGATCCCTTTATGCTTCAGCAGCTCTTTCGCCATCTTGGCCATATCATAAGCGGAGCTGTAATGTCCCGCTTCTGGCAGGCCTGTGGCGTTTTTAAATTGCGTTTGTTTCAACCCGAGCTTTTTCGCTTTTTGATTCATCAATTCAACGAATCTTTCTTCACTGCCGGCAACGCGTTCAGCCATAGCGACAGAAGCATCATTTGCCGAACCGATGGCAATTCCCTGCATCATTTCTGTGACAGTCATTTCTTCCCCAGGCTCCAAAAATATTTGCGAACCGCCCATCGATGCAGCATGATCGCTTGTTCGGACCTTTTCATCCCAAGTTAATTTCTTCTGTTCAATCGCTTCCATGATAAGCAGCATCGTCATAATCTTTGTCATTGAGGCAGGGGGCAGCGGTTTATGACTATTTTTTTCATACAGTACCGCACCGGTATCCTGCTCAAGCAAAATCGCCGATTTGACATTCTCTGCCATGCCCTTCTCTGCCGGTGCTTCTTCCGCAAAAGCAGAAAGAGGAACATATTGCCCGATGAATAGAACTGTTATGAATAATAGGAATCTTCTCCTCATGATCCAATAACCTCCAATAAAATTGTTAAATTCATACGATATAATCCCATTTTTTCCAATCGAGAGGTTTTTATACAAAAAAAGAAGCACCCTTTTGCGGATGCTTCTTTTTTGTGCAATGCAGCTAAGTCCCGTTATTCTTTTGTAATTTCTTGGTGAACGAGCACCGGCGGAGCAACGGCTTCTTTCGCAAGTATTATGCTTTTATACAATTCTTCTTTTACTTGCGAGATTTCTTCACGATTGCTGTAAATCGTAACGAGAGAATCGCCGGCGTTAACGTGATCGCCGATTTTCTTATTCAGCATTAATCCGACAGCCAAATCTATCTCTGAATCTTTCGTCGCCCGGCCGGCTCCCAGCCACATGGCTGCCGTGCCAACATGGTCGGCAATGATCTCTGCAACGTACCCTTCTTCTTTCGCAGGCAGTTCGAATTTGTAAGCAGCTTGCGGAAGCTTGCTTGGATCGTCAACGATGGAACCATCTCCGCCCTGGGCTTCTATAAAGACTCTAAATTTCTCAAGAGCCTCGCCGTTGTTAATTACTTTCAACAGCATTTGTCTCGCATCTTCCAACGATTCAGCGAGACCCGCCGCATAAACCATATGGCTTCCGAGAACTAAGCAAAGCTCCGTTAAATCCTCAGGCCCTTCTCCTTTAAGCGTATCAATAGCCTCTCTTACCTCCAAAGCATTGCCGATGGCAAATCCCAGCGGCTGGCTCATGTCGGAGATCACGGCCATTGTTTTGCGGCCGACATTATTTCCGATGTTGACCATTGCTTGAGCAAGGGCGCGTGAATCTTCAAGGGTTTTCACGAGAGCACCTGCTCCTGTTTTCACATCCAGCACGATCGCATCCGCGCCGGCTGCAATTTTTTTGCTCATGATAGAGCTGGCAATCAGCGGAATGCTGTTGACTGTCCCTGTCACATCCCGCAGCGCATATAATTTCTTGTCGGCAGGGGTTAAATTGCCGGTTTGTCCGACAACCGCTATTTTATTTTTGTTGACGAGCTCGATAAACTCATCGCTCGTGATTTCCACATGGAAGCCCTCGATCGATTCCAGTTTATCAATCGTACCGCCTGTATGCCCCAGTCCGCGGCCGCTCATTTTGGCAACCGGCACGCCTGCAGCCGCGACGAGCGGCCCAAGAACTAATGTGGTTGTATCTCCTACGCCTCCGGTGGAATGCTTATCCACTTTCACGCCTTCTATGGCAGATAAATCAATCTGATCGCCTGAAGCAACCATCGCCATTGTCAAATCCGCCAGCTCTGCTGCTGTCATCCCTTTAAAGTAGATCGCCATTAATAAAGAGCTGATCTGATAATCAGGGATGCTTCCGTCCGTATAGCCTTCTACAATAAATTGAATTTCCTCCGCAGTCAGTTCCTCTCCATCGCGTTTCTTTTGAATTAAGTCCACCATTCTCATACAACCACCGCCCTTTACATCGTTTTAATCATTTCCTTGACGTATCGCAGAAAATCAGCCCGCACCTTCTCTGTTGTTTCTATTACTTCCGTATGAGTAAGCGGCTGGTCTAAGATGCCGGCCGCCATATTGGAAATGCAGGAAATACCGAGCACCTCTAAGCCGCTGTGGCGCGCCACGATTACCTCTGGCACAGTGGACATGCCCACAGCATCGCCGCCAATCGTTCTAGCAAGGCGCACTTCAGCCGGTGTTTCGTATGCTGGGCCTGTATTTCCGACATAGACGCCTTCTTGAACCTTTAAATGAATACTGGCTGCTACATCTTTTGCCAGCTGCCGCAGCTTTTTGCTGTATGCTTCCGACATATCAGGGAATCGTACGCCAAGACGGCTGTCATTCGGTCCGATCAATGGATTGCCGCCCATCATGTTGATATGATCCGCAATGATCATCAAATCTCCCGGCTGAAATGACTCATTCACGCCTCCAGCCGCATTCGTTACGATAAGCGTCTCCACACCGAGCGCTTTCATAACGCGCACAGGAAATGTTACCTGATCAAAAGAATAGCCTTCATAAAAATGAAAGCGGCCCTGCATAGCGACAACTTCCTTTCCGGATAGTGTGCCGAATACGAGCTGGCCGGCATGGCCTTCCACCGTTGAAATCGGAAAATCCGGAATATCACTATATGGCACTTTTACAGCCTTTTCTATTTCATTGGCCAGTACGCCTAGCCCCGATCCTAAAATCAGCCCTATTTTCGGGCTCTTTTGACTGGTCTTCTCCAGATAGGCCGCCGCCTTTTCTATCATTTCTACATTCATATTCGATTCCCCTTACTTTAAATCTTTTAAGAAGCTTGTACCATATTTCGGCAGCTTGATACCGAAATTCTCTGCCACCGTCGCGCCAATATCGGCAAATGTATTTCGGAGCGGAAGTTCTTTACCACTTTCAAAACGTTTTGAATAGACTAAAAGCGGCACATATTCTCGCGTATGGTCCGTTCCGTGGTGAACCGGATCATTTCCGTGGTCAGCTGTAATGATCAGCAAATCATCATCCGTCATTTTTTCCAGCACCTCTGGCAGTCTGGCATCAAATTCTTCCAGCGCCCGCCCATATCCTTCCGGGTCGCGGCGATGGCCATACAGAGCGTCAAAATCTACAAGGTTGACAAAGCTTAATCCGGTGAATTCCTTGTCAAACACTTGAATAAACCGATCCATTCCATCCATATTCGAGACGGTTCGAATCGCTTCTGTAACGCCCTCCCCGTCATAAATATCCGAAATTTTTCCGATGGCGATTACGTCGAAGCCGCTATCTTTCAGTTCGTTCATCACCGTGCGTTCAAACGGCTTTAACGCGTAGTCATGCCGGTTGGCTGTGCGGGTAAACGCTCCTGGAGTGCCGATGAACGGACGGGCAATGATGCGCCCCACCATATATTTCTCATTCATCGTCAGCTCTCGCGCGATCTCACAAATTCGGTATAATTCCTCTAACGGAACGACTTCTTCATGGGCGGCAATTTGCAAAACGGAATCTGCGGATGTGTACACGATGAGCGCGCCTGTTTCCATGTGCTCCTTGCCAAGTTCATCAAGAATAACCGTGCCGCTTGCCGGTTTGTTTCCGATAACCTTTCTTCCCGTTCTTTCCTCAAGCTCCTGAATTAATTCATCAGGGAAGCCTTCCGGAAACACTTGAAAAGGCGTCTGAATATTCAGGCCCATAATTTCCCAATGACCGGTCATGGTGTCTTTTCCATTGGAGGCTTCCTGCATTTTCGTATAATAAGCGAGCGGTTTCTCGGCTTTCTCCAGCCCTTTAATCGGACGGATATTGGCCAGGCCCAGCTTCGCCATGTTCGGCATCTTTAAGCCATTCATGTTCTCTGCGATATGCCCAAGCGTGTCTGCCCCTAAATCATTAAACCTTTGTGCATCCGGCGCTTCTCCGATTCCTACTGAATCCATCACCATTAAATGGATACGATTGTATGTAGTGGCTGCCACATGAATTCCTCCTTTTCTCTTGCTTACTGAACATGTTACCCCTTTATTGTTTAAATAATCCAATATACATTTGTCAGAAGTCTGACAACCTAGCACTCTTTTCTATCTTACCCGATGTAAACGCTTTTTTACAAGCAAAAGCCATCCTTTTAGATGAAATAAGGATGGCTTTTGGGAAAACGCTGTCGGACGGGAAGCGACGCTAAGCCCGCGGATGAAATTTTGTATAAACATCCTTCATTCTTGTTTTCGTAACATGAGTATAGATCTGCGTAGTAGAAATGTCGGCATGTCCAAGCATTTCTTGAACTGCCCGCAAATCCGCTCCATTTTCCAGTAAATGCGTAGCGAATGAATGGCGAAGTGTATGAGGAGTTAACTCCTTTTGAATGTTTGATTTGCGGGCAAGAGCCTTTAGTATCTTCCAAAATCCCTGCCGAGTGAGCCGGCTGCCGCGGTGATTCAAAAACAAAGCTTCACTGGCTTGCTTTTTAGATATCAGCTGCGCCCGCCCTGTCTGAAGATAATCCTCCAACACAGTGATCGCCGTCTTTCCAATAGGAATAATCCGTTCTTTATTTCCCTTTCCTACACAGCGGACAAAACCCATCATTAAATGAATATCCTCTATGTTCAGCGAGATTAATTCGCTGACTCGAATTCCTGTGGCATACAATAACTCCAGCATCGCCTGATCGCGCTTTCCTAAGGGTGTGGATGGATCAGGAGCTGCCAGCAGCGCTTCCACTTCCTCTAAGCTCAACACCTTTGGAAGCTTTTTTTCGGTTTTGGGTGTTTCGATATGCACGGACGGATCATGCTCCACCGCCTTATCCCTAAGCAGAAACTGGTGAAAAGAGCGGATAGAGGCAATATGGCGCACGATGGTTTTCCCCGATTTCCCTTCCTCTTTCAAATGGTTCAGAAACTGAACAATATGAGTGCGCGTTACATCATTTAACGAGGATAGCTGCTCCACCTTGTCCAAAAAAAGCAAATAATGCTTTAAATCGCGCTCATAAGCAGCAACCGTATTTTTTGCCAGCTGTTTTTCAACAATCATATAATGAATGAAGTCTTGCAATTGATCTTTCATATGACATTACTCCCCATCGAGATAAAAAAGCAGCAGCCTTTCAAGCCAGCTGTCATCCTCTTCTTCTAAGAGCGCGGCCACCTTTATTGCCGCTCCTTCCGGCTCATCATACCGATGCTTTTTTTCATATTCATTTTGAGCCCAAATCAATCCGCTGTAAAATAGTAATGTAAGGCTTGTGAAAAGAAGAAACACTTTTCCTGTTTGACCTAACGTTTTTTTCCATTCTCCTGTCATCCGCTTCCTCCCGTTCATCGGCTTTCTTTATACAGCCTATGAACGTTCCATGAGCGATTAGAACACTGCTTTTATTTAAAATAAAGAGCCTTTCGATCAGGCGAAAGGCTTCTTATTCTGCATGCTGCTTCTCGTTTTCATTCTCGGCTGCTTTTTCCTGACAGCGCCAGCAAACACCATGAAAAGTTAAGCGGTGGTCTTTAATTTTAAACTTCCAATCCCGTTCCACAATGGTTTCCACGTCATCAAGAAGGTCTTCCTGAATTTCATCGACTGCGCCACATTCAATGCAAACGAGATGATGGTGGAAATGAGCGGCTCCTTCTTGACGCAAATCATAGCGGGAAACCCCATCTCCAAAATTTATTTTATCAACAACTTTCAATTCGTTCAGCAGTTCTAATGTACGATAGACTGTAGCCAATCCAATTTCAGGTGCCTTTTCTTTTACGAGGAGGTACACATCTTCTGCGCTTAAATGATCTTCTTCATGTTCAAGCAGCACCCGCACTGTCGCTTCTCGCTGGGGCGTTAGTTTATAACTCGCAGAATG from Bacillus xiapuensis encodes:
- a CDS encoding D-alanyl-D-alanine carboxypeptidase family protein, producing the protein MRRRFLLFITVLFIGQYVPLSAFAEEAPAEKGMAENVKSAILLEQDTGAVLYEKNSHKPLPPASMTKIMTMLLIMEAIEQKKLTWDEKVRTSDHAASMGGSQIFLEPGEEMTVTEMMQGIAIGSANDASVAMAERVAGSEERFVELMNQKAKKLGLKQTQFKNATGLPEAGHYSSAYDMAKMAKELLKHKGITEFTGTYEAYLRNDSDKKFWLVNTNRLIKFYPGVDGLKTGFTNEAKYCLTTTAKKGNMRLIAVVFGAPTPKERNEQITKLMDYGFHQYMVKPLYEKGKEITHANVAKGHKNTVRLETGEKLSILKRQGEKNKGYQQQIQLKGDIHAPVKKGDKLGELKILQNGQTVSKTSLIAKEDVDKASWWQFYKKVFHAFTKTNDE
- a CDS encoding spore germination protein gives rise to the protein MDRLMEEKLGLGKSFDTGVRQFNILGKKVHVYYVNGLCDTLFIIELLTELTQLNDLERRSSRVGDIIENRLAHQSVSRVESLDQALDQVLSGLIAIVAENEEAAYIVDVRSYPGRQPEEPDTEKVVRGSRDGYVENIIVNTALTRRRIRDGRLRFEMTKVGTRSKTDVAIGYIDGVADPDLVALVKQELSSICVDGIPMADKTIEEFIVKQGYNPYPIVRYTERADIGAVHLLEGHVLLFVDTSPSVIILPATFFHHLQHAEEYRQAPAVGTFIRWLRFGGVLASLFLLPLWLLVALQPELLPKALEFIGPNKETNIPLVIQILLADVGVEFLRIAAIHTPTPLSTAMGLIAAVLIGQIAIDVGLFVPEVILYIAIASIGTYATPSYELSIANKLARLVLLLAVALFKVPGFMIASTCIIIYLARMRALNTPYLWPILPFDPQSFKQVFIRKAVPASKLRPSIVHPIDQRRQPAGK
- the sigF gene encoding RNA polymerase sporulation sigma factor SigF, with amino-acid sequence MDVETKKEKLEILPDAELKKLIKESQDGSQEARDTIIERNMRLVWSVVQRFLNRGYDPDDLFQIGCIGLLKSVDKFDLSYDVKFSTYAVPMIIGEIQRFIRDDGSVKVSRSLKETGNKIRRARDELLKLHGRSPTIHEVADHLDISAEEAIMAQEAGRSPSSIHETIYENDGDPITLLDQMADKNSQQWFDQIALKEAIRELNERERLIVYLRYYKDQTQSEVAGRLGISQVQVSRLEKKILIEMKEKMKST
- a CDS encoding pyrimidine-nucleoside phosphorylase translates to MRMVDLIQKKRDGEELTAEEIQFIVEGYTDGSIPDYQISSLLMAIYFKGMTAAELADLTMAMVASGDQIDLSAIEGVKVDKHSTGGVGDTTTLVLGPLVAAAGVPVAKMSGRGLGHTGGTIDKLESIEGFHVEITSDEFIELVNKNKIAVVGQTGNLTPADKKLYALRDVTGTVNSIPLIASSIMSKKIAAGADAIVLDVKTGAGALVKTLEDSRALAQAMVNIGNNVGRKTMAVISDMSQPLGFAIGNALEVREAIDTLKGEGPEDLTELCLVLGSHMVYAAGLAESLEDARQMLLKVINNGEALEKFRVFIEAQGGDGSIVDDPSKLPQAAYKFELPAKEEGYVAEIIADHVGTAAMWLGAGRATKDSEIDLAVGLMLNKKIGDHVNAGDSLVTIYSNREEISQVKEELYKSIILAKEAVAPPVLVHQEITKE
- a CDS encoding stage V sporulation protein AA, encoding METSIYIRLRHRIHLHMNTNVKLKDIAQVIAPESLLPALLYVEIYQIRPEDKQIIIIEAMAIVEKLLQQWPEADIQLIGPAQTIIDTAPPAKKSSFPLFIFVWWLLFIGAALTIMNFHEDVSMQAVHIKLYELVTGEQTEQPLVFQIPYSIGLGAGMILFFNHLFKKRFNEEPSPLEIEMFKYQQEINQYVILNEQKESRIYRGYRS
- a CDS encoding stage V sporulation protein AB; this encodes MNKKKAGFIVATVHNLTLIIIGLAGGLSVGAGYVAFITVLGIIPRLMQLTKSFCRIREYEWAVIMGVLAGTTISLFPVQLAANAAVMAPIGLLSGMFIGMLAAALTEVLNVFPTLAKRIGVYEWIIALMMAIALGKVAGSLFHWLYYVKL
- the spoIIAB gene encoding anti-sigma F factor; amino-acid sequence: MRNEMNVQFSALSQNEAFARVTVAAFIAQMDPTMEELTEIKTVVSEAVTNAIIHGYEGNPAGMVYISVVMEDGVVDIVIRDEGVGMANVDEAREPLFTTKPELERSGMGFTIMENFMDEVEVISHQGSGTVLRLKKQIANKKAYCN
- the spoIIAA gene encoding anti-sigma F factor antagonist, yielding MGLTVEMEVVDHILCLRLIGELDHHTAESLREQASEAIEGEEIRHIVLNLGDLTFMDSSGLGVILGRYKHIKQKNGEMVVCAISPAVKRLFEMSGLFKIVRMETSEQQALERLGAA
- the lysA gene encoding diaminopimelate decarboxylase; this translates as MHTYGTARVNHYGHLEIGGVDTVSLAEQYGTPLYVYDVALIRQRARGFKETFEHLGVRAQVAYASKAFSAIAMIQLADQEGLSLDVVSGGELFTALKAGFPVERIHFHGNNKSREEMKMALEAGIGCIVVDNFYELDMLEALSGEQGNAMNILLRVTPGIEAHTHDYILTGQEDSKFGFDLNNGQAEEAIRKAMQMRGVKLLGIHCHIGSQIFETTGFTLAAGKIIAKLADWKSSLQFEAEVLNLGGGFGIRYTEDDTPLEPSQYVKEIINEVKNKTRACGIAMPEIWIEPGRSLVGDAGTTLYQIGSEKVVPEVRKYLAVDGGMSDNIRPALYEAKYEAVLANRVNEPVEETVSIAGKCCESGDMLIWDLPLPKASSGDILAVFCTGAYGYAMANNYNRIPKPAVVFAENGRAELVIKRESYEDLVKLDLPLTLSINR